One window of SAR202 cluster bacterium genomic DNA carries:
- a CDS encoding MFS transporter → MAEARPEAVRPGELHEAPELPKKQLVMTMAGVMLALFLAALDQTVVSTAMPQIISDLGGFSQYTWVTTAYLLASTAAVPIVGRLTDMYGRKWFLLAGTLVFLLGSVLAGLSQTMGQLIAFRAVQGLGGE, encoded by the coding sequence ATGGCTGAGGCGAGGCCGGAGGCAGTCAGACCGGGGGAGCTCCACGAAGCGCCGGAGCTTCCAAAGAAACAGCTAGTTATGACCATGGCCGGAGTAATGCTGGCCTTGTTTTTGGCGGCGCTGGACCAGACGGTGGTCAGCACTGCCATGCCTCAAATCATCTCCGACCTGGGCGGGTTCTCGCAGTACACCTGGGTGACGACGGCGTATCTGCTGGCGTCGACGGCGGCGGTGCCGATTGTGGGGCGGCTGACGGACATGTACGGGAGGAAGTGGTTCCTGCTGGCGGGGACGCTGGTGTTTCTGCTGGGGTCGGTGCTGGCGGGGTTGTCGCAGACCATGGGCCAGCTTATCGCATTCAGGGCGGTGCAGGGATTGGGCGGGGAGTGA
- a CDS encoding MFS transporter has protein sequence MALSFIVIGDLFSPKDRGRYQGYISGVFGMSSVVGPTMGGFLTDSLSWRWVFFINIPIGMPLVALLLTYFPNIRPSLMKHRLDYLGVIALVLTVVPLMLALTWGGVEYAWDSVEVVGLLVFSAVMLAALIFIEMRAAKPIIPLSLFKDRGVSLSYLSIFFTGFAMFGAIIFVPLFFQGVLGKSATSSGSFLTPMMLGTVTGALPAAGAGWAVDYGGGGGAGGDAGQGHQLPAGGVLSNHYGLWNGNHLPYLHHRGAERGAV, from the coding sequence CTGGCACTGTCGTTCATCGTTATCGGAGATTTGTTCTCGCCCAAGGACCGGGGGCGGTACCAGGGCTACATCAGCGGGGTCTTTGGGATGTCGTCGGTGGTGGGGCCGACCATGGGAGGGTTCCTGACGGACAGCCTTTCCTGGCGGTGGGTGTTTTTCATCAACATACCGATAGGGATGCCCCTGGTAGCGCTGCTGCTGACTTATTTCCCCAACATCCGGCCGTCGCTGATGAAGCACAGGCTGGACTACTTGGGAGTCATAGCGCTGGTGCTGACGGTGGTGCCGCTGATGCTGGCGCTGACCTGGGGCGGCGTCGAGTATGCGTGGGACTCGGTGGAGGTGGTGGGACTACTGGTGTTCTCGGCGGTGATGCTGGCGGCGCTGATATTTATCGAGATGCGGGCGGCGAAGCCCATCATACCGCTATCGCTGTTCAAGGACCGGGGAGTGAGCCTGTCTTACCTGAGCATCTTCTTCACGGGGTTCGCGATGTTCGGGGCCATTATCTTTGTACCGCTGTTCTTCCAGGGAGTGCTGGGGAAGTCGGCGACCAGCAGCGGCAGCTTTTTGACACCGATGATGCTGGGGACGGTCACGGGGGCATTACCGGCGGCAGGGGCTGGCTGGGCTGTGGATTATGGCGGTGGGGGCGGCGCTGGTGGCGACGCTGGACAGGGACACCAATTACCCGCTGGCGGTGTTTTATCTAATCATTATGGGCTTTGGAATGGGAATCACCTTCCCTACCTTCACCATCGCGGTGCAGAACGCGGTGCCGTATAG
- a CDS encoding hydrogenase expression/formation protein, giving the protein MKLGKVPPHVLEKLLARVPIKDPRVLVGPGIGRDVALIDAGPRLLAAKTDPITFATDLIGWYAVNVNANDIACAGARPQWFLATLLLPQSTPESQVSPIFDQITEACQALGVTLVGGHTEVTASVTQPVIVGCMLGEVEKGRQVVTDGARPGDAIVLTKGIAIEGSALLARERGPQLQTAGVPPATLKKAANFLFDPGISVVKEALAACDAVQVHAMHDPTEGGLATGLQELAHAADAGLYINESAIPLLTKCADICRALGLNPFGLLASGCLIIALPKPQVPTLLSRLRREGIQAFEVGEVVDKKRGMVLDGLNGPKPLPTFPRDELARYFEESPE; this is encoded by the coding sequence ATGAAGCTCGGCAAGGTTCCCCCTCACGTCCTGGAAAAGCTCTTGGCCCGGGTCCCCATCAAGGACCCGCGAGTCCTCGTCGGCCCCGGCATCGGCCGCGACGTGGCCCTCATCGACGCCGGCCCCCGACTCCTCGCCGCCAAGACCGACCCCATCACCTTCGCCACTGACCTCATCGGCTGGTACGCCGTCAACGTCAATGCCAATGACATCGCCTGCGCTGGCGCCCGCCCCCAGTGGTTCCTCGCCACCCTCCTCCTGCCCCAGTCCACCCCCGAGTCCCAGGTCTCACCCATCTTCGACCAGATCACCGAGGCCTGCCAGGCCCTCGGCGTCACCCTCGTCGGCGGCCATACCGAGGTCACCGCCTCCGTCACCCAGCCCGTCATTGTCGGCTGTATGCTCGGCGAGGTCGAAAAAGGCCGGCAGGTGGTCACCGACGGCGCCCGCCCCGGCGACGCCATCGTCCTCACCAAAGGCATCGCCATCGAAGGCTCCGCCCTCTTGGCCCGAGAGCGCGGCCCCCAACTCCAGACTGCCGGCGTCCCCCCAGCCACCCTGAAAAAAGCCGCCAATTTTCTCTTTGACCCTGGCATTAGCGTCGTCAAGGAAGCCCTCGCCGCCTGCGACGCCGTTCAAGTCCACGCCATGCATGACCCCACCGAAGGCGGCCTCGCCACCGGCCTCCAGGAGCTGGCCCACGCCGCCGATGCTGGCCTATATATAAATGAAAGCGCTATCCCCCTGCTGACCAAGTGCGCCGACATCTGCCGCGCCCTTGGCCTCAACCCCTTCGGCCTCCTCGCCTCCGGCTGCCTAATCATTGCCCTCCCCAAACCCCAGGTCCCCACCCTCCTCTCGCGCCTCCGCCGAGAAGGCATCCAGGCCTTTGAAGTCGGTGAAGTCGTCGATAAAAAACGCGGCATGGTCCTGGACGGCCTCAACGGCCCCAAACCCCTCCCCACCTTCCCCCGCGACGAGCTCGCCCGTTACTTCGAGGAAAGCCCGGAATAA